A single region of the Brachypodium distachyon strain Bd21 chromosome 3, Brachypodium_distachyon_v3.0, whole genome shotgun sequence genome encodes:
- the LOC100843788 gene encoding probable serine/threonine-protein kinase PBL3, translated as MGNCMDTVQQVDINTTYPSKGGSRTNLSSNPSTSTTKSGSARTNFTLPSSTNLSELPTPRTEGQILSSPNLKAFLFGDLKNATKNFRPDSLIGEGGFGCVYKGWIDEQTLAPSKPGTGMVVAVKKLKPEGFQGHKEWLTEVDYLGQLHHPNLVKLIGYCYDGDNRLLVYELMPKGSLENHLFRRGADPLPWGIRLKVAIGAARGLSFLHDDENQVIYRDFKASNILLDSEFNAKLSDFGLAKAGPTGDRTHVSTQVMGTRGYAAPEYIATGRLSIKADVYSFGVVLLELLTGRRALDRSKPATEQNLVDWTKPYLGDKRRLYRVMDMKLGGQYPKKGAHAVAGLALQCIRPEAKLRPQMSEVLEKLEELQDPKYNVTAPQVDTQRTSSGVSVPRSPMKAQPSPRRPSASASPLPAVGSPLLASRTAQVH; from the exons ATCCATCAAAAGGAGGTAGCAGAACAAATTTATCGTCAAATCCTTCGACTTCGACTACCAAAAGTGGTTCTGCTCGGACAAATTTTACTCTGCCTTCCTCTACAAATCTGAGCGAGCTTCCTACTCCTAGGACAGAAGGACAAATTCTGTCATCACCTAATTTAAAGGCATTCCTGTTCGGTGATCTCAAGAATGCAACAAAGAACTTCCGGCCAGACAGTCTTATTGGGGAAGGAGGATTTGGCTGTGTCTACAAAGGTTGGATCGATGAACAAACTCTTGCTCCTTCAAAACCAGGAACTGGCATGGTTGTGGCTGTCAAGAAGCTAAAACCAGAAGGATTCCAAGGCCACAAGGAATGGCTG ACCGAAGTTGATTACCTTGGCCAACTTCATCACCCAAATCTCGTTAAGCTCATTGGTTATTGTTATGATGGTGATAACCGACTTTTGGTGTATGAGTTAATGCCTAAAGGAAGTTTGGAGAATCATCTATTCAGAC GAGGTGCGGATCCTTTACCCTGGGGAATAAGACTCAAAGTTGCTATTGGGGCTGCTAGGGGTTTATCATTTTTGCATGATGATGAAAATCAGGTTATATACCGTGATTTCAAGGCATCAAATATTCTCCTTGACTCG GAGTTTAATGCAAAACTATCGGACTTTGGCTTGGCCAAAGCAGGTCCAACTGGGGATAGAACCCATGTTTCTACACAAGTCATGGGTACTAGAGGTTATGCAGCTCCAGAATATATTGCGACTG GTCGCCTCTCTATAAAGGCAGATGTCTACAGCTTTGGTGTTGTGTTGCTCGAGCTGCTGACAGGAAGGCGAGCATTGGACAGATCAAAACCAGCAACAGAACAGAATCTGGTTGACTGGACAAAGCCCTACCTGGGCGACAAGCGCCGCCTCTACCGTGTTATGGATATGAAGCTGGGTGGCCAGTACCCGAAGAAAGGCGCTCATGCCGTTGCTGGTCTCGCCCTGCAGTGCATCCGTCCCGAGGCCAAACTGCGGCCCCAGATGTCTGAGGTTCTggagaagctggaggagctgcaggaccCTAAGTACAATGTGACCGCGCCACAAGTTGACACCCAAAGGACCTCATCTGGTGTTTCAGTCCCGAGGTCACCCATGAAAGCACAGCCTTCGCCACGGCGCCCATCGGCCTCAGCTTCCCCTTTGCCAGCTGTGGGGTCCCCACTGCTGGCTAGTAGGACTGCGCAAGTACACTAG